The following coding sequences are from one Amyelois transitella isolate CPQ chromosome 23, ilAmyTran1.1, whole genome shotgun sequence window:
- the LOC106140244 gene encoding nicotinamide/nicotinic acid mononucleotide adenylyltransferase 1 isoform X2: protein MSSHGKVVLMACGSFSPPTYMHLRMFEIARDYLQSLGATVVGGIMSPVHDAYGKKDLVAAHHRIAMLKLALRSSSWIKVSEWESQQSGWTRTRLSMQYHQDTINAHATLSTLNVTEPPSWLPDDVINVNNMSASMDEPDNLMEKLNGNRNEQVTVKLLCGADLLESFATPGLWADEDLETIVGRHGLVVVTRAGCDPGKFIYESDMLYKHRHNVVMVTNYVANEVSSTVIRRLLRRSESAKYLTDDAILSYIRQHKLYGATPIHTVK, encoded by the exons ATGTCGTCTCACGGGAAGGTCGTGTTGATGGCGTGCGGGAGTTTTAGCCCTCCGACTTACATGCATTTGAGAATGTTTG AAATAGCCAGAGATTACCTACAGTCTCTGGGAGCGACGGTGGTAGGCGGCATCATGTCCCCGGTGCATGATGCATATGGCAAGAAGGACTTAGTGGCTGCCCATCATAG GATAGCAATGTTGAAGCTCGCACTGCGCTCGTCATCGTGGATCAAGGTGTCGGAGTGGGAGTCACAGCAGAGCGGCTGGACTAGGACCAGGCTCTCCATGCAGTATCATCAG GACACAATCAATGCGCACGCGACATTGTCGACCTTGAACGTGACCGAGCCGCCATCTTGGCTCCCGGATGACGTCATCAACGTGAACAACATGAGCGCCAGTATGGACGAGCCGGACAATCTGATGGAGAAACTGAACGGCAACAGGAACGAGCAGGTCACGGTGAAGCTGTTGTGCGGGGCTGACCTGTTGGAGTCATTCGCGACGCCCGGACTGTGGGCTGATGAGGAT TTAGAGACGATAGTCGGCCGCCATGGATTAGTGGTTGTGACGAGGGCGGGTTGCGATCCCGGGAAGTTCATATACGAGTCTGACATGTTGTACAAGCACAGG CACAACGTGGTGATGGTGACGAACTACGTCGCCAACGAAGTGAGCTCCACCGTCATCAGGCGGCTGCTGAGGAGGTCAGAGAGCGCCAAGTATTTGACAGACGACGCCATCTTGTCTTACATCAGGCAGCATAAGTTGTACGGAGCTACGCCTATACATAC TGTTAAATAA
- the LOC106140043 gene encoding beta-1,4-galactosyltransferase 7: MYKVIYLMGYRFSSSKCLTICLGLTFIMGCFLASLPIQFDLAALPKPVRHQISSEFPPKKRLALIVPFRDRFEELLEFVPHMHKFLNKQKIPFHIFIIQQADSNRFNRASLINVGFLLTRNDYDYIAMHDVDLLPMNDDLKYDYPDKAPIHISSPETHPKYHYDTFIGGILLIKNEHFELVNGMSNNYWGWGLEDDEFYVRLKDAGLNVNRPDNIKTGPEKTFKHLHNKMYRKRDMRKCYNQREVTRRRDRVTGLHDVSYVLTGQRQLTIDTLPLTVHNVQLICNVNVTPWCRCPEPQKPSKS; this comes from the exons ATGTAcaaagtaatatatttaatgggGTATCGTTTTAGTAGTTCAAAATGTCTTACTATCTGCCTCGGTTTAACTTTCATCATGGGATGCTTTTTGGCATCTTTACCCATACAATTCG ATTTAGCAGCATTACCTAAGCCGGTAAGACATCAAATTTCGTCGGAATTTCCACCAAAAAAGCGCCTAGCACTAATAGTCCCATTCCGGGACCGCTTCGAGGAGCTTCTGGAGTTTGTTCCACACATGCACAAGTTTTTGAACAAGCAGAAAATACCATTTCACATCTTCATAATTCAACAAGCAGATAGCAACAGATTTAACCGAGCGTCGTTGATAAATGTTGGGTTTTTATTGACAAGAAACGATTACGATTATATTGCGATGCACGATGTTGACTTATTGCCAATGAATGACGATTTAAAGTATGATTATCCCGACAAAGCACCTATACATATTTCATCGCCAGAGACTCACCCAAAATATCACTATGATACATTTATAGGtggtatattattaataaaaaatgagcATTTTGAGTTAGTAAATGGCATGTCCAACAACTATTGGGGTTGGGGGTTGGAAGATGATGAGTTTTATGTGAGATTAAAAGATGCAGGGCTGAACGTGAACAGGCCGGACAATATTAAAACTGGTCCAGAGAAAACTTTCAA GCACCTTCACAATAAAATGTACCGCAAACGGGACATGAGGAAGTGTTACAACCAGCGGGAGGTGACCCGCCGCAGGGATCGGGTCACAGGGCTCCATGACGTCTCATACGTGTTGACAGGACAGAGGCAGCTCACGATAGACACTCTGCCTCTGACCGTACACAATGTGCAGTTGATATGCAACGTTAACGTAACACCTTGGTGCCGGTGTCCGGAGCCACAGAAACCAAGTAAATCTTAA
- the LOC106140244 gene encoding nicotinamide/nicotinic acid mononucleotide adenylyltransferase 3 isoform X1, protein MSSHGKVVLMACGSFSPPTYMHLRMFEIARDYLQSLGATVVGGIMSPVHDAYGKKDLVAAHHRIAMLKLALRSSSWIKVSEWESQQSGWTRTRLSMQYHQDTINAHATLSTLNVTEPPSWLPDDVINVNNMSASMDEPDNLMEKLNGNRNEQVTVKLLCGADLLESFATPGLWADEDLETIVGRHGLVVVTRAGCDPGKFIYESDMLYKHRHNVVMVTNYVANEVSSTVIRRLLRRSESAKYLTDDAILSYIRQHKLYGATPIHTVAAARCS, encoded by the exons ATGTCGTCTCACGGGAAGGTCGTGTTGATGGCGTGCGGGAGTTTTAGCCCTCCGACTTACATGCATTTGAGAATGTTTG AAATAGCCAGAGATTACCTACAGTCTCTGGGAGCGACGGTGGTAGGCGGCATCATGTCCCCGGTGCATGATGCATATGGCAAGAAGGACTTAGTGGCTGCCCATCATAG GATAGCAATGTTGAAGCTCGCACTGCGCTCGTCATCGTGGATCAAGGTGTCGGAGTGGGAGTCACAGCAGAGCGGCTGGACTAGGACCAGGCTCTCCATGCAGTATCATCAG GACACAATCAATGCGCACGCGACATTGTCGACCTTGAACGTGACCGAGCCGCCATCTTGGCTCCCGGATGACGTCATCAACGTGAACAACATGAGCGCCAGTATGGACGAGCCGGACAATCTGATGGAGAAACTGAACGGCAACAGGAACGAGCAGGTCACGGTGAAGCTGTTGTGCGGGGCTGACCTGTTGGAGTCATTCGCGACGCCCGGACTGTGGGCTGATGAGGAT TTAGAGACGATAGTCGGCCGCCATGGATTAGTGGTTGTGACGAGGGCGGGTTGCGATCCCGGGAAGTTCATATACGAGTCTGACATGTTGTACAAGCACAGG CACAACGTGGTGATGGTGACGAACTACGTCGCCAACGAAGTGAGCTCCACCGTCATCAGGCGGCTGCTGAGGAGGTCAGAGAGCGCCAAGTATTTGACAGACGACGCCATCTTGTCTTACATCAGGCAGCATAAGTTGTACGGAGCTACGCCTATACATAC GGTGGCGGCTGCGCGTTGTAGCTGA